One stretch of Carassius gibelio isolate Cgi1373 ecotype wild population from Czech Republic chromosome B1, carGib1.2-hapl.c, whole genome shotgun sequence DNA includes these proteins:
- the LOC127949288 gene encoding ubiquitin carboxyl-terminal hydrolase 34 isoform X5 has translation MCENCAELLEVLNEISDADSSDGLQLKKEHALRVFTYISTWTQRQCLCCFKEYKHLEVFSQLVYALINLVIAQVTNLRDRLHSGHGNTRTEGAESEWGSAQPQPSPCEDEPLNVERDSAEEDGGVEDGDQHKNQNQGVKPDPPPKLSEPTAGGNESSLDPFASWSTEDQEKLLLCAAKIFQIQFPLYTAYKHNTHPTIEDISAQESNILGSFCDMNDVEVPLHLLRYVCMFCGKHGLSLMKDCFEFGAPDTLPFPIAHAFITIVSNIRIWLHIPAVMQHIIPFRSFVIRYLCNLSDQELRQSAARNMADLMWSTVKEPLDSALCFDRESLDLAFKYFMSPTLTMRLAGLSQITNQLHTFNDVCNNESLVSDTETSIAKELADWLINNNVVEHIFGPNLHIEIIKQCQVILNFLAAEGRLSTQHVDCIWVAAQLKHCSRYIHDLFPSLIKNLDPVPLRHVLSLVSGLHPSAHTEQTLYLASMLIKALWNNALAAKTQLSKQSSFASLLNSNIPMGNKKGSPAGSPESSDNSDTHHSGGSDMEMDEPIMSSGKRGQQRLSDTEESLQGSSDETGNSGEEGSSSGRSEASSNEAGSSRASQSAGSPGSELHSDDMADSEALKEEEEEEEEEEDDEEDDEDDDEDDEDDRPAIASEETRDSREPSTSELRKRKAGEALGEVQGPPERPGIPPGSITSAPGLSKTKSIPFTPEAAAALVASSSLRILEPCSSSSVCLEGTSGEQADPSSHSQSQKPQQPQEGGTEMGSSHGASVSQEPPCMPRPTDFLTEAMGNELFNCRRFISPQHHHHHQNHHHHHHHHHHHHDGHMVEDMLSADDVSCSSSQVSAKSEKNMADFDGEESGCEEELVQINSHAELSSHLQQHLPNLASIYHEHLVQGPAVHKHQYSAHAVTDINLDNVCKKGNTLLWDLVQDDNAIHLSEGLINEAEKLLCSLVCWFTDRQIRMRFIEGCLENLANHRSVVVSLRLLPKLFGTFQQFGSSYDTHWITMWAEKELHMMKLFFDDLLHYIQEVREQRHKFALYSHSAEVQVRLQFLTCVFSTLGSPDHFRLSLEQVDILWHCLVEDSECYDDALHWFLNQVRSKDQHAMGMETYKHLFLEKMPQLKPETISMTGLNLFQHLCNLARLATSAYDSSSNCELCGMDQLWGIALRAQSADISRAAIQYINSYYIGGKTGLEKEQEFISKCMESLMMASANLEKDAHSSLTVIERGLLLLKTHLEAFRRRFAYHLRQWQIEGTGISSHLKALSDKQSLPLRIVCQPAGLPDKMTIEMYPSDQVADLRAEVTHWYENLQKDQLSQQAQLQEFGQTSRQQDFPGGLMGPVRMISSGHELTTDYDEKTLHELGFKDMQMVFVSLGAPRRERKGEGVQLPASCLPPPQKEHIPMLLLLQEPHLTTLFDLLEMLACFKPPGPDRPQHSTESVRCEELHLHAENLSRRVWELLMLLPTCPSMLQAFQNISDDTGSDGLCWKDLLRIKSPHKLLYALEIIEALGKPNRRIHRESTGSYSDLYPDSDDSSEEQIENSKNTWSCKFVSSGGLQLLLDIFNSAILEPKEQESWTVWLLDCLACLLKLVCQFAVDPADLDLAYHDVFAWSGLTDSQRKRAWPGKSRKTAGDHGKGLHIPRLTEVFLSLVQGTNLIQRLINVAYTYDNLAHRVLKAQSDHRSRHEVTHYSMWLLVSWAHCCSLVKSSLADSEHLHDWLKKLTLLIPETAVRQEACSGLYKLSLSGLEGGESINRSFLLLAASTLLKFLPDAQALKPPRLEDFEEEAMFHTGCKEYFWLLCKLIDNIHVKDTSQTTLLDLDALARHLADCIRSREILDQQDGAIEDDGLTGLLRLATSVLKHKPPFKFSREGQEFLRDTYDLLFLLPSLKDRQQPKCKSPAARAAAYDLLVEVVKGSVENYRLLHNWVMSQHMQASHAPYKWDYWPHDDVRAECRFVGLTNLGATCYLASTIQQLYMIPEARQAVFTSKYSEDIKHKTTLLELQKMFTYLMESERKAYNPRPFCKTYTMDKQPLNTGEQKDMTEFFTDLITKIEEMSQGLKNTVKTLFGGVITNNVVSLDCDHVSQTAEEFYTVRCQVADMKNIYESLDEVTIKDTLEGDNMYTCSQCGKKVRAEKRACFKKLPRILSFNTMRYTFNMVTMMKEKVNTHFSFPLRLDMTPYTEDFLMAKGDRKEGFLDDSDAKVAESYEYDLIGVTVHTGTADGGHYYSFIRDIVNPHAYRNNRWYLFNDAEVKSFDSAQLASECFGGEMTTKTYDSVTDKFMDFSFEKTHSAYMLFYKRVEEENEKDLTFDISPDLLEWIWHDNMQFLQDKNIFEHTYFGFMWQLCSSIPSTLPDPKSVSLMTAKLSTSFVLETFIHSKEKPTMLQWIELLTKQFNNSQAACEWFLDQMADDNWWPMQILIKCPNQIVRQMFQRLCIHVIQRLRPVHAHLYLQPGMEDGSDDMDGPVEDIGSRSCVTRFVKTLLSIMEHGVKPHSKHLTEYFAFLYEFAKMGEEESQFLLSLQAISIMVHFYIGTKGPENPQVEVLSEEEEGEEDEEEDILSLAEEKYRPAALEKMIALIALLVEQSRSERHLTLSQSDMAALTGGKGFPFLFQHIRDSINIRQTCNLIFSLCRYNNRLAEHIVSMLFTSIAKLTPEAANPFFKLLTMLMEFAAGPPGMPSFASYILQRIWEVIEYNPSQCLDWLAVQTPRNKLAHSWVLQNMENWVERFLLAHNYPRVRTSAAYLLVSLIPSNSFRQMFRSTRSLHIPTRDLPLSPDTTVVLHQVYNLLLGLLGRAKLYVDVPVHGTTKLVQYFSFMTYCLISKTEKLMFSSYFMDLWNLFQPKLSEPAIATNHNKQALLSFWYNVCVDCSENVRLIIQNPVVTKNIAFNYILADHDDQEVVLFNRGMLPAYYAILRMCCEQSPAFTRQLASHQNIQWAFKNLTPHASQYPGAVEELFNLMQLFVAQRPDMREEELEDVKQFKKTTISCYLRCLDGRSCWTTLISAFRILLENDEDRLLVVFNRGLILMTESFNTLHMMYHEATACHVTGDLVELLSIFLSVLKATRPYLQRKDVKQALIQWQERIDFAHKLLTLLNSYSPPELRNACLDVLKELVLLSPHDFLHTLVPFLQHNHCTYHHSNIPMSFGPYLPCRENIKLMGGKNNIRPPRPELNMCLLPSMVETSKGKDEVYDRMLLDYFLSYHQFIHLLCRVAINCEKFTETLVKLSVLIAYEGLPLHLALFPKLWTELTQSQCAMAQSCVKLLCDDPAFGEYMKCILMDERNFLNNNIAYSFLTCFLHKVQVQVLSGQSCSNLVNVLVTNLLNEYHSLQPELTNQRAEMSKTSSLLNADLRALLLVLSVYAPQQLDPALGPALQELLSKCRLCLQHRTTLEREAKERKDKVEEEGVTPVKRRRVSSSADDRPADSSVCPPSTSSSLAPCSEQKAEPGEALTPTSTSDTETRDSSLIDPGVENDPPSPDSASLEEKKMDVSSSSSSSSSSSSSLPEAFGRTDEPPPQIAVREEEEEEEDGRKEAQEQEAEPEREEVPSTSSSSADSVLLLSSLPDSAEGRSCSLQEAESGGCGHAPVQDALEMLSRTVEATIAVVAKLSDGTTRPSAL, from the exons ATGTGTGAAAACTGCGCCGAGCTGCTGGAGGTGCTCAATGAGA tctcGGATGCAGACAGCTCAGACGGCCTGCAGCTGAAGAAGGAGCATGCCTTAAGAGTCTTCACTTACATCAGCACATGGACACAGAG GCAGTGTCTGTGCTGTTTCAAGGAATACAAACACCTCGAGGTGTTCAGCCAACTGGTTTATGCCCTCATTAACTTGGTTATCGCCCAAGTAACCAACCTTAGGGACCGTCTACACAGTGGCCATGGCAACACTAGGACTGAGGGGGCGGAGTCTGAATGGGGCTCCGCCCAGCCACAGCCGTCGCCCTGTGAGGACGAGCCACTGAATGTGGAACGGGACTCTGCTGAAGAAGATGGTGGCGTGGAGGATGGAGATCAGCACAAGAACCAAAATCAGGGGGTCAAACCGGATCCCCCGCCCAAGCTCAGTGAACCCACGGCGGGCGGGAATGAGAGCAGCCTGGACCCGTTTGCATCCTGGAGCACAGAAGACCAGGAGAAACTGCTGCTGTGCGCTGCCAAGATCTTTCAGATCCAGTTCCCCCTGTACACGGcctacaaacacaacacacaccccACTATAGAG GATATCTCCGCACAAGAGAGCAATATCCTCGGCTctttctgtgatatgaat gatgtGGAGGTCCCTCTGCACCTGCTGCGGTATGTGTGTATGTTCTGCGGGAAGCACGGCCTCTCTCTGATGAAGGACTGCTTTGAGTTCGGCGCTCCTGACACTCTCCCCTTCCCCATCGCACATGCCTTCATCACCATCGTCTCTAAC ATCAGAATATGGTTGCACATTCCCGCTGTGATGCAGCACATCATCCCTTTTCGCTCTTTCGTTATCAG GTATCTGTGTAATTTGTCGGATCAGGAGCTGCGTCAGAGCGCGGCGCGAAACATGGCCGACCTGATGTGGAGCACGGTGAAGGAGCCGTTGGACAGCGCACTGTGTTTCGACAGAGAGAGTCTGGATCTGGCCTTCAAATACTTCATGAGTCCGACGCTCACCATGAGACTGGCCGGCCTGAGCCAGATCACG AATCAGCTGCACACCTTCAATGACGTCTGTAATAACGAGTCCCTGgtgtctgacacagagac gtCGATAGCAAAAGAGCTGGCTGACTGGCTCATTAACAACAATGTTGTGGAGCACATATTTGGACCAAATTTGCACATTGAG atcattaaacagTGCCAAGTGATCCTGAACTTCCTGGCAGCCGAGGGCAGGCTGAGCACTCAACATGTGGACTGTATATGGGTCGCCGCTCag CTGAAACACTGCAGTCGCTACATCCATGACCTGTTCCCCTCGCTCATAAAGAACCTGGACCCTGTTCCTCTGCGGCACGTGCTCAGTCTGGTGTCAGGGTTACACCCCAGCGCACACACTGAACAG ACGCTGTATTTGGCGTCCATGCTGATCAAGGCCTTGTGGAATAACGCTCTGGCAGCCAAAACTCAGCTGTCCAAACAGAGCTCCTTCGCCTCCCTGCTCAACTCAAACATTCCCATGGGCAACAAGAAAG GTTCTCCTGCAGGAAGCCCGGAGAGCAGTGACAACAGTGACACGCATCACAGTGGAGGAAGTGACATGGAGATGGACGAGCCAATCATGAGCAGTGGAAAACGAGGGCAGCAGAGGCTTTCCGACACGGAG GAGTCTCTGCAGGGCAGCTCTGACGAGACGGGCAACAGCGGCGAGGAGGGCAGCAGCAGCGGCCGCAGCGAGGCGTCCAGCAACGAGGCAGGATCCAGCCGAGCCAGCCAATCAGCAGGCAGCCCGGGCAGCGAGCTGCACTCCGACGACATGGCTGACAGCGAGGCCctgaaggaagaggaagaggaggaggaagaagaagaggacgacgaggaggatgatgaagacgatgatgaggatgatgaagacgACAGGCCCGCCATCGCCTCCGAGGAAACCCGAGACTCCCGAGAGCCGTCTACATCAGAGCTACGCAAACGCAAAGCTGGCGAAGCGCTCGGAGAGGTCCAGGGTCCTCCGGAGCGACCCGGAATTCCTCCCGGCTCCATCACCTCCGCTCCAGGACTTTCCAAAACCAAATCTATTCCCTTCACCCCCGAGGCAGCCGCTGCCCTGGTAGCCTCGTCTTCCCTTAGGATCCTCGAGCCTTGCTCTTCTTCATCCGTGTGCCTGGAGGGAACGTCGGGAGAGCAGGCTGATCCCTCCTCACATTCCCAATCCCAGAAGCCCCAGCAGCCACAGGAGGGCGGCACAGAGATGGGCTCCTCACACGGAGCTTCTGTTTCCCAGGAGCCACCCTGCATGCCTCGACCGACAGACTTCCTGACGGAGGCCATGGGCAACGAACTCTTCAACTGCAGACGTTTCATCAGCCCTCagcatcaccatcatcaccagaatcaccatcatcaccatcatcaccaccaccaccaccatgatGG TCACATGGTAGAGGACATGCTGAGTGCCGATGACGTGAGCTGCAGCAGCTCCCAAGTCAGCGCCAAATCCGAGAAGAACATGGCGGATTTTGACGGAGAGGAGTCCGGCTGCGAGGAGGAGCTGGTCCAGATCAACTCGCACGCAGAGCTCAGCTCGCACCTGCAGCAACACCTCCCTAACCTGGCATCCATATACCACGAACATCTGGTACAAG GTCCAGCAGTGCACAAGCATCAGTACTCTGCACACGCGGTGACCGACATCAACCTGGACAACGTCTGCAAGAAAGGAAACACCCTTCTGTGGGACCTGGTCCAGGATGACAATGCG ATCCACCTGTCGGAAGGCTTGATCAATGAGGCCGAGAAGCTGTTGTGTTCTCTGGTCTGCTGGTTCACTGACCGTCAGATCCGCATGCGTTTCATCGAGGGCTGCCTGGAGAACCTGGCCAATCACCG GTCAGTGGTGGTCTCTTTGCGTTTGCTACCGAAGCTCTTCGGGACCTTCCAGCAGTTCGGCTCCAGCTACGACACTCATTGGATTACCAT GTGGGCGGAAAAAGAGCTGCACATGATGAAGCTCTTTTTTGATGATCTGTTACACTATATCCAGGAAGTGAGAGAGCAGCGCCACAAATTCGCTTT GTACAGTCACAGTGCAGAGGTGCAGGTGCGTCTGCAGTTCCTCACCTGTGTGTTCTCAACGCTTGGATCACCTGACCACTTCA ggttgAGTCTGGAGCAGGTGGACATCCTGTGGCACTGTTTAGTGGAGGACTCGGAGTGTTACGACGATGCTCTGCACTGGTTCCTGAACCAGGTCCGCAGTAAAGACCAGCACGCCATGGGCATGGAGACATACAAACACCTCTTCCTGGAGAAG ATGCCTCAGCTGAAGCCGGAGACGATCAGCATGACGGGACTCAATTTGTTTCAGCATCTGTGTAACCTGGCTCGTCTGGCCACCAGCGCCTACGACAGCAGCTCCAACTGCGAG tTGTGTGGTATGGATCAGCTGTGGGGAATCGCGCTGAGGGCTCAGTCTGCAGACATCAGTCGCGCTGCCATCCAGTACATCAACTCCTATTACATCGGGG GTAAAACGGGTCTGGAGAAGGAGCAGGAGTTCATCAGTAAGTGTATGGAGAGCTTGATGATGGCGTCTGCTAACCTGGAGAAAGACGCCCACTCCAGCCTGACCGTCATCGAGAGAGGACTGCTGCTGCTCAAAACACACCTGGAGGCCTTCAGACGCAG GTTTGCTTATCACCTGCGGCAGTGGCAGATCGAGGGCACGGGCATCAGCAGTCATCTGAAAGCTCTCAGTGATAAACAGTCTCTCCCGCTCAGGATCGTGTGTCAGCCAGCAGGACTTCCTGACAAG ATGACCATCGAGATGTACCCCAGTGATCAGGTGGCTGATCTGAGGGCAGAGGTCACGCACTGGTACGAGAACCTACAGAAGGATCAGCTCAGCCAGCAGGCACAGCTGCAGGAGTTCGGTCAGACCAGCCGCCAGCAGGACTtcccag gtggtcTGATGGGTCCCGTGCGCATGATCTCATCCGGACACGAGCTGACCACGGACTATGATGAGAAGACCCTTCATGAGCTCGGCTTCAAGGACATGCAG ATGGTGTTTGTGTCTCTGGGCGCTCCGCGGAGGGAGAGGAAGGGCGAGGGAGTCCAGCTGCCAGCCTCGTGTCTGCCGCCCCCTCAGAAGGAGCACATCCCCATGCtactgctcctgcaggagccccACCTCACCACCCTCTTCGACCTGCTGGAGATGCTGGCCTGCTTCAAACCGCCCGGCCCCGACAGACCCCAGCACAGCACTGAG AGTGTTCGCTGTGAGGAGCTGCACCTCCACGCAGAGAATCTGTCCCGTCGTGTGTGGGAGCTGCTCATGCTGCTGCCCACGTGTCCCAGCATGCTCCAGGCCTTCCAGAACATCTCCGATGACACG GGATCTGACGGTTTGTGCTGGAAGGATCTGCTGAGGATCAAGAGCCCTCATAAGCTGCTCTACGCTTTAGAAATCATAGAGGCCCTCGGCAAACCCAACCGCAGGATTCACCGCGAGTCTACG ggcagTTACAGTGATCTGTATCCAGACTCTGACGACTCCAGTGAGGAACAGATCGAGAACAGCAAGAACACCTGGAGCTGTAAG TTTGTGTCATCTGGAGGTCTTCAGCTTCTGCTGGACATTTTTAACTCTGCTATTTTAGAGCCGAAAGAACAAGAGTCCTGGACTGTG TGGCTGCTGGACTGTCTCGCGTGTCTGCTCAAGCTCGTTTGTCAGTTCGCGGTGGATCCGGCCGATCTGGACCTGGCTTATCATGACGTTTTCGCCTGGTCTGGTCTCACGGACTCACAGAGGAAGAGGGCGTGGCCGGGGAAGTCCCGCAAAACCGCCGGGGATCATGGGAAGGGCCTGCATATACCTCGTCTCACAGAG GTTTTTTTAAGTCTTGTGCAAGGCACCAATCTCATCCAGCGGCTCATCAACGTGGCCTACACCTACGACAATCTGGCGCACAG GGTTTTGAAGGCCCAATCAGATCACAGATCCAGACACGAGG TGACTCATTACTCCATGTGGCTGCTGGTGAGCTGGGCTCACTGCTGTTCTCTGGTGAAGTCCAGTCTGGCTGATAGTGAACATCTGCACGACTGGCTCAAGAAGCTCACGCTGCTCATCCCCGAG ACGGCGGTGCGTCAGGAGGCGTGCAGTGGTCTGTATAAGCTGTCTCTGTCAGGTCTGGAGGGAGGAGAATCCATCAACAGATCCTTCCTGCTGCTCGCTGCGTCCACACTGCTCAAGTTCCTGCCAGACGCACAAGCACTGAAACCCCCGAGA CTGGAGGACTTTGAGGAGGAGGCCATGTTTCACACCGGCTGTAAGGAGTATTTCTGGCTGCTGTGTAAACTCATCGACAACATCCATGTGAAAGACACCAGTCAGACCACCCTGCTGGACCTGGACGCCCTGGCGCGACACCTGGCCGACTGCATCCGCAG TCGTGAGATTTTGGACCAGCAGGACGGGGCGATCGAGGACGACGGTCTGACGGGTCTCCTGCGTCTCGCCACCAGCGTCCTGAAGCACAAGCCTCCCTTTAAGTTTTCTCGAGAGGGTCAGGAGTTCCTCAGGGACACGTATGATCTGCTGTTCCTCCTGCCCAGCCTGAAGGACCGCCAGCAGCCCAAATGCAAGAGTCCCGCGGCCCGCGCCGCAGCCTACGACCTGCTGGTGGAGGTGGTCAAGGGTTCGGTGGAGAACTACAGACTGCTGCACAACTGGGTCATGTCCCAGCACATGCAGG cgtCTCATGCTCCGTATAAGTGGGATTACTGGCCCCATGATGATGTCAGAGCCGAGTGCCGTTTCGTGGGCTTGACTAACCTGGGCGCCACGTGTTACCTGGCCTCCACCATCCAGCAGCTCTACATGATCCCCGAGGCCAGACAGGCCGTCTTTACCTCTAAA tattcagAGGACATCAAGCATAAGACCACGTTGCTGGAGCTGCAGAAGATGTTCACTTATCTAATG GAGAGCGAGAGGAAGGCGTACAACCCTCGTCCCTTCTGTAAGACCTACACGATGGACAAACAGCCTCTGAACACAGGAGAGCAGAAAGACATGACCGAGTTCTTCACAGACCTCATCACCAAGATAGAGGAGATGTCCCAGGGCCTG AAAAACACTGTTAAAACGCTGTTTGGAGGCGTCATCACCAACAATGTGGTTTCACTG GACTGTGATCACGTGAGTCAGACGGCGGAGGAGTTTTACACCGTCAGATGTCAGGTGGCTGATATGAAGAACATCTAC GAGTCTCTGGACGAGGTGACCATTAAGGACACTCTGGAGGGTGATAACATGTACACCTGCTCTCAGTGTGGGAAGAAGGTCCGCGCTGAAAAACG agCTTGTTTTAAGAAGCTCCCGCGGATCTTGAGCTTTAACACCATGCGCTACACGTTCAACATGGTGACCATGATGAAGGAAAAAGTGAACACGCACTTTTCTTTCCCGCTGCGGCTCGACATGACGCCGTACACCGAGGACTTCCTCATGGCCAAAGGAGACCGGAAGGAAG GTTTCCTTGATGACAGTGATGCTAAAGTGGCGGAGAGTTACGAGTATGACCTCATCGGTGTGACGGTGCACACGGGCACGGCGGACGGCGGCCATTATTACAGCTTCATCCGGGACATCGTCAACCCTCACGCTTACCGCAATAACAGATG GTATCTGTTTAACGATGCAGAGGTGAAGTCGTTTGATTCGGCCCAGCTGGCCTCGGAGTGTTTTGGTGGAGAGATGACA ACAAAAACATATGACTCTGTCACAGACAAGTTCATGGATTTCTCCTTTGAGAAG ACCCACAGTGCCTACATGCTGTTTTACAAGAGAGTGGAGGAGGAGAATGAGAAGGACTTGACCTTTGACATCTCTCCTGACCTTCTGGAG tGGATCTGGCACGACAACATGCAGTTTCTCCAGGACAAGAACATCTTTGAACACACATACTTCGG TTTTATGTGGCAGCTGTGCAGCAGTATTCCCAGCACTTTACCCGATCCTAAATCCGTGTCGCTCATGACGGCTAAA ctCAGCACATCGTTTGTTCTGGAGACATTCATCCACTCCAAAGAaaag CCCACAATGCTGCAGTGGATTGAACTCTTGACCAAACAGTTTAACAATAGCCAAGCTGCCTgcgag TGGTTTTTGGATCAGATGGCAGATGATAACTGGTGGCCAATGCAGATTCTCATCAAGTGTCCCAATCAGATTGTACGTCAG ATGTTTCAGCGGTTGTGTATTCACGTGATCCAGCGGCTCAGACCGGTCCACGCTCACCTGTACCTGCAGCCGGGCATGGAGGACGG ATCTGATGATATGGACGGGCCGGTGGAGGACATCGGCAGCCGCTCCTGCGTGACACGGTTCGTCAAAACACTGCTGTCAATCATGGAGCACGGAGTGAAGCCGCACAGCAAACATCTGACCGAATACTTTGCCTTTCTATACGAGTTTGCCAAAATGGGAGAAGAGGAG AGTCAGTTCCTCTTATCTTTGCAAGCCATTTCTATAATGGTGCATTTCTACATAGGCACTAAAGGACCCGAAAAT CCTCAGGTGGAGGTGTTATCTGAGGAGGAGGAGggtgaggaggatgaagaggaggacATCCTCTCACTGGCGGAGGAGAAGTACCGTCCGGCCGCTCTGGAGAAGATGATCGCTCTCATAGCTCTGCTGGTGGAGCAGTCCAGATCTGAGAG ACACTTGACTCTGTCTCAGAGTGACATGGCCGCGCTGACCGGAGGAAAAGGTTTCCCCTTCCTGTTCCAACACATCAGAGACAGCATCAACATCAGACAGACCTGCAACCTCATATTCAGCCTCTGCAGATACAACAACCGCCTGGCTGAACAC ATCGTGTCGATGCTGTTCACCTCCATCGCTAAACTGACTCCAGAG GCGGCGAATCCGTTCTTCAAGCTGCTGACGATGCTGATGGAGTTTGCTGCCGGTCCTCCAGGAATGCCCTCGTTTGCGTCCTACATCCTGCAGAGGATCTGGGAG GTGATCGAGTATAACCCGTCTCAGTGTTTGGACTGGTTGGCCGTCCAGACGCCGCGTAATAAGCTGGCTCACAGCTGGGTCCTGCAGAACATGGAGAACTGGGTGGAGAGGTTTCTGCTGGCGCACAACTACCCACGAGTCCGAACAT cggcGGCGTATCTGCTGGTGTCTCTCATCCCGAGCAACTCGTTTCGTCAGATGTTCCGCTCCACGCGCTCCCTTCACATCCCCACGCGGGACCTCCCGCTGAGTCCCGACACCACCGTGGTTCTCCACCAGGTCTACAACCTGCTGCTGGGTCTGCTGGGACGGGCCAAGCTCTACGTGGACGTGCCGGTGCACGGGACCACCAAACTAGTGCAGTACTTCAGCTTCATGACCTACTGCCTCATCTCCAAAACTGAGAAGCTCATGTTCTCCAGCTACTTCATGGACCTCTGGAACCTCTTCCAG CCTAAGTTATCAGAACCGGCCATCGCCACGAATCACAACAAGCAAGCGCTTCTGTCCTTCTGGTATAACGTCTGCGTGGACTGCAGTGAGAACGTGCGTCTCATCATCCAAAACCCCGTCGTCACTAAAAACATCGCCTTCAACTACATCCTGGCCGACCACGACGATCAGGAGGTGGTGCTGTTCAACCGCGGGATGCTGCCGGCGTACTACGCCATCCTGCGCATGTGCTGCGAGCAGTCGCCCGCCTTCACCCGCCAGCTGGCGTCCCACCAGAACATACAGTGGGCCTTCAAAAACCTCACGCCCCACGCCAGCCAGTACCCAGGG GCGGTGGAGGAGTTGTTTAACCTGATGCAGTTGTTTGTGGCTCAGAGGCCTGATATGAGAGAGGAAGAGCTGGAGGACGTGAAGCAGTTTAAGAAGACCACCATCAGCTGTTACCTGCGCTGTCTGGACGGACGCTCCTGCTGGACCACTCtcatcag TGCCTTCCGTATACTGCTGGAGAACGATGAGGACCGTCTGCTGGTGGTGTTCAACAGAGGACTCATCCTCATGACTGAG TCCTTCAACACCCTACACATGATGTACCATGAGGCCACTGCGTGTCACGTGACCGGTGATCTGGTGGAGCTGCTGTCTATTTTCCTGTCTGTTTTAAAGGCAACGCGGCCCTACTTACAGCGCAAAG ATGTGAAGCAGGCGTTGATCCAGTGGCAGGAGAGGATTGATTTCGCTCATAAGCTGCTGACGCTGCTGAACTCTTACAGTCCACCGGAGCTGCGTAACGCCTGTCTGG ATGTGCTGAAGGAGCTGGTGCTCTTGAGTCCTCATGACTTCCTGCACACGCTCGTGCCCTTCCTGCAGCACAACCACTGCACCTACCACCACAGCAACATCCCCA tgtcgTTTGGCCCGTACCTGCCCTGTAGAGAGAATATCAAGCTGATGGGCGGAAAGAACAACATTCGTCCTCCCAGACCAGAGCTCAACATGTGTCTGCTGCCCTCGATGGTGGAGACCAGTAAG GGTAAGGATGAGGTGTATGACAGGATGTTGTTGGACTACTTCCTGTCCTATCATCAGTTCATTCACCTGCTCTGTCGAGTCGCCATCAACTGTGAGAAGTTCACCGAGACTCTGGTGAAACTCA GTGTGTTGATAGCATATGAAGGACTTCCTTTACACCTGGCTCTCTTTCCAAAACTATGGACAGAACTCACTCAGTCTCAG TGTGCGATGGCTCAGTCGTGTGTGAAGCTGTTGTGTGACGATCCAGCGTTTGGAGAATACATGAAATGCATCCTGATGGACGAGAGAAACTTCCTCAACAACAACATCGCCTACTCCTTCCTCACCTGCTTCTTACATAAA gttcaGGTGCAGGTGTTATCTGGCCAGAGCTGCTCGAATCTCGTCAACGTGTTGGTGACCAACCTACTGAACGAGTACCACAGCCTGCAGCCtgagctgaccaatcagagagcagagATGAGCAAGACCAGCAGCCTCCTGAACGCA GATCTGCGTGCGCTGCTGCTGGTGCTGTCGGTTTACGCCCCTCAGCAGCTGGACCCTGCTTTAGGCCCCGCTCTACAGGAGCTGCTGTCCAAATGCAGACTGTGTCTGCAGCACCGCACCACTTTAGAGAGAGAGGCCAAGGAACGCAAAGACAAAG